A genome region from Solanum pennellii chromosome 12, SPENNV200 includes the following:
- the LOC107007272 gene encoding signal recognition particle receptor subunit alpha — translation MLEQLLIFTRGGLILWTCKELGNALRGSPIDTLIRSCLLEERSGAASFNYDVPGAAYTLKWTFHNDLGLVFVAVYQKILHLLYVDELLSMVKQEFSEIYDPKRTVYNEFDNVFQQLRKEAEARAEEMKKSKQVSKPVNHNLGKKQGQVQKGIMDGGNQKKSGAESGNDGGDGDKVNSRAMENGNGRSKVSKGNGVVQANGKENRSSDSGAFDVNKLQKLRAKGGKKTDTIVKDSKAEPTKKAKKNRVWDDSPKESKLDFTDPMCENANGNTAVVEAVQGESMMDKEEIVSSDSETEEDEEPGKDSKVEAKKKGWFSSMFQSIAGKANLDKADLEPALKALKDRLMTKNVAEEIAEKLCESVAASLEGKKLGSFTRISSTVQAAMEEALVRILTPKRSIDILRDVHAAKEQGKPYVVVFVGVNGVGKSTNLAKVAYWLQQHKVNVMMAACDTFRSGAVEQLRTHARRLQVPIFEKGYEKDPAIVAKEAIQEANRNGSDVVLVDTAGRMQDNEPLMRALSKLIYVNSPDLILFVGEALVGNDAVDQLSKFNQKLGDLSPSPNPRLIDGILLTKFDTIDDKVGAALSMVYISGAPVMFVGCGQSYTDLKKLNVKSIVKTLLK, via the exons ATGTTAGAGCAGTTACTGATATTCACTAGAGGGGGCTTGATCCTCTGGACGTGTAAGGAGCTTGGAAATGCTCTTAGGGGTTCTCCAATTGACACATTGATTCGTTCATGTCTTTTGGAGGAACGTTCAGGTGCCGCTTCATTTAACTATGATGTACCAGGAGCTGCATACACTCTTAAATGGACGTTTCACAATGATCTGGGGCTTGTGTTTGTTGCTGTGTATCAGAAAATTCTTCATCTATTGTATGTGGATGAATTGCTTTCTATGGTTAAGCAGGAATTCTCAGAGATTTATGACCCAAAAAGAACTGTCTACAATGAATTTGACAATGTATTTCAGCAGCTTAGGAAGGAGGCCGAGGCACGTGCTGAGGAAATGAAGAAATCGAAGCAGGTGAGCAAGCCTGTAAACCATAATCTTGGTAAGAAGCAAGGACAAGTGCAGAAGGGCATTATGGATGGAGGCAATCAAAAAAAGAGTGGTGCTGAATCAGGAAATGACGGTGGAGATGGTGATAAAGTAAATAGTCGTGCCATGGAAAATGGCAATGGGCGTTCTAAAGTTAGTAAGGGAAATGGAGTAGTGCAGGCTAACGGTAAAGAGAATAGAAGTTCTGATTCTGGGGCTTTTGATGTAAATAAGCTACAGAAGCTTAGGGCTAAAGGTGGAAAGAAAACCGATACCATTGTAAAGGATTCCAAAGCAGAGCCTACAAAAAAGGCAAAGAAGAACAGAGTCTGGGATGATTCACCTAAGGAGTCGAAATTGGATTTCACGGATCCTATGTGTGAGAATGCAAATGGAAATACAGCAGTTGTAGAAGCAGTTCAAGGTGAGAGTATGATGGACAAAGAGGAGATTGTGAGTAGTGATAGTGAGACTGAGGAGGATGAAGAGCCAGGGAAAGACAGCAAGGTCGAGGCAAAGAAGAAAGGTTGGTTCTCATCCATGTTCCAGAG TATCGCAGGAAAGGCAAATTTGGACAAAGCTGACTTAGAGCCAGCTTTAAAAGCTCTTAAGGACAGGCTGATGACCAAGAATGTG GCCGAAGAAATTGCTGAAAAGCTTTGTGAATCAGTGGCAGCAAGTTTGGAGGGTAAAAAGCTTGGCTCATTTACAAGAATTTCTTCAACAGTTCAG GCAGCAATGGAGGAGGCCCTTGTTCGGATCTTAACTCCTAAACGTTCCATTGATATCTTGAGGGATGTTCATGCCGCAAAGGAACAGGGGAAACCATATGTTGTGGTTTTCGTAGGAGTAAATGGGGTTGGAAAGTCTACCAATCTTGCGAAG GTTGCTTATTGGCTTCAGCAGCACAAGGTCAATGTTATGATGGCTGCGTGTGACACATTTCGATCCGGAGCTGTAGAGCAGCTCCGTACTCATGCTCGAAGACTTCAG GTCCCCATATTTGAGAAGGGCTATGAGAAGGATCCTGCTATTGTTGCCAAGGAAGCAATCCAGGAGGCTAATAGAAATGGTTCAGATGTCGTTCTTGTTGATACAGCCGGTCGAATGCAG GATAATGAACCACTGATGCGAGCACTTTCAAAGCTTATATATGTGAACAGTCCAGATCTGATCCTTTTTGTTGGTGAGGCACTTGTTGGAAATGATGCTGTTGATCAGTTGTCAAAGTTCAACCAG AAACTAGGTGACCTTTCTCCCTCACCAAATCCAAGATTGATTGATGGAATTCTCCTTACCAAGTTTGATACCATTGATGATAAG GTGGGAGCAGCGTTGTCCATGGTTTACATATCCGGAGCCCCGGTCATGTTTGTGGGATGTGGTCAGTCCTACACAGACTTGAAGAAGCTGAATGTCAAGTCCATAGTGAAGACACTACTCAAATGA